The window AAACCATGCTTTTATGTTTCCTTCTCAGTTGATGTTGAAGTTGCTGTCTCTACTAATAAGAACCTTTTATATCATGTTGCTAGGCCCAATGGGAAATACTGTCCTTGTTATTTTACCAACAAAAATGCCTTAGTTTCTTGTCAATTGTCCTCTGCAATGATACACCGATTATTGTTCATGAAGATTAACACAATATAAACAGATGATTATTTGTCAATCCAATTTACCATGAAAGGCCATGCTTCTGAAATCTAAACCTGTCTCACTATGTACGTTGACTTTTGGATGCTGAGTCTCAAATTCTGCTGCAGCTATATTAAGGAATTCCATAATGAGCTTTTTCTTTTAAGAAGTTTTGGCTAATGCATAGCCTattatcatgatttttttttcagaTACCGACAAATATGAATGGCCTTATTGAGTACAGAGCACATCCTTTCTGGTTGCAGAAGTATTGCCCTTCTCATGAAATGGATGGTACACCAAGATGCTGTAGTTGTGAAAGAATGGAGGTTCTTTTTAAGTTTCTAATATCAAGCttcaagttttagaaaatttatttacttGGATACAATTTATTAATAATGGCTTTCTCTGTCGACATAAAAACCTTTTATCTTCTCAGTATATTTGCataatgtttttttaattatGTGGTATTTTATTCCCTTCTGTTTTATGCAAATTCCAGCCCAGAGACTCAAAGTATGTCACTTTAGATGATGGGAGGAAGCTCTGCTTAGAGTGCCTTGATTCCTCAATAATGGATACAAGTGAATGCCAACCACTATATCTTGATATACAGGAATTTTATGAAGGCCTAAATATGAAAATTGAACAGCAGGTTCCTTTGCTTCTTGTTGAGAGACAAGCTCTAAATGAGGCCATGGAAGGAGAGAAACATGTGAGCCAAATTGCATGGAAATAATTGTTGTCATTATTTATTCAGAATTTAGCAcgatgtttggttttcttttgtTTAGGGTCATCATCGCCTCCCAGAAACAAGAGGCCTTTGCCTATCTGAGGAACAGACTGTTAGCACGGTAGAAACTTTATTCACCTGACTTAGTTTTTTTGATTCCTGGTTCAGTGATATTCAGGTTgcattatttttgtgttttttcaTCCTTGACCTTTTCATCAATACAACTTCAAATGCGGATAGATTTTAAGGAGACCAAGGATTGGAGCTGGAAACAGAGTCATGGACATGATAACAGAGCCATATAGATTGACTCGTAGATGTGAAGTAACTGCAATTCTCATTTTGTATGGTCTCCCAAGGTATTGCAAAATGCACGTTATTTTCCGTTGAAAATGACTTAAGCTCTTTAGAATACCCTACCAACCTTTTGCAATAGGCTACCAAAAGGTTAGATAACCTACAGAAAAGTTTGCCATTTAGAGAGAATATCATCGATTGAATTCACAAGTGATATGTGGTCCAATACGTTTGCTGAGCTTATTCTGTTCTTGTTTGTACAGACTACTAACAGGATCCATTTTAGCTCATGAGATGATGCACGCATGGCTCCGGCTCAAAGGTAGGTAGTTAATACTGATTTTAAATCTAATGGGTCTTCATGTTCTCAGTTGGGTAGGCATGAattcatttattataaatttgCACCCGACACTTTAATCTATGTGAAATTAATTTGTTCAAGTCTTAAAAGAATTGGATCAGATTTTAGCTCACTGATTGCCTTTCCTGTGTATTAAACTATAGCTACCAGCTCAAAATGACTTGGGCTTATAACTTTTTTTGGATATACTGTTTTGGCTTTGGATTGTTCCGGTATACACACGCAACTGGATAATAGTCATTTCTAGTGTGATGAAAGAGTCATGAAAAAAATTCTCCATTTTAAGTTGCAAAAAAAATTTGACAACACTTGAAAGTATTTTGTGAGCTTCTAAAAACTGAATTTGtttttaattcttttttaattCATCTGCCCTTCTCATTGCCTTGTAGGCTATCGCACCCTTAGTCAAGAAGTTGAAGAAGGGATTTGTCAGGTTCTAGCGCATATGTGGCTGGATTCAGAGATTCTGGGAGGTTCTGGCAGTAATGTTGCATctacctcttcctcctcttccacaTCATCGAAGAAGGGTTCAAGGTCTCAGTTTGAGAGGAAACTTGGAGATTTTTTTAAGCACCAGATTGAATCTGACACATCGCCGGCTTACGGAGATGGTTTCAGAGCTGGTAACCAAGCGGTTCTTCACTACGGCCTCCGTCGCACCCTCGATCATATCAAATTAACAGGCACATTTCCTATGTGAGGAATACGAGATTACGTGGATCACTTAGCCCTTCGATTGGATTCGAGGGTCTGAAGCTTTCCAAGAAAGATTACAACTTTTTTTTGAGGAACCAAAATGAAAAGACTATGCTGGTAAACAAGGGAAGTTATCAATCTACTGTATAAGTTAAATCCCAAATGATTAATTCTTTTTTATGAACTGTTACTATACGTTACACTAATAAGCTGGATTTAATCCACTTCCACAATCAGTTTCTCGCAACATTTTTTGTGCAGTTCAATGTAAAGTTTTTAGGAAACACAATAATACACAGATTTTTGCTGTTTGCGCAAAGAATTACTGATAactttttttatttaaaactttaTGCTTGATTCCATCGTTTGTTTCTACCTCTGGGAATTAGAGTGGAAATTTGAAAACTCATGCTCTTAAAGTTGGTTCCAAAATGTTTTATTTAActgtttttaaaaacaaaatggCATGTCACATCGAAAGGATGATCACCTTTTACTAGCTGCACGAGCATGATATAAGTATTTGCATGCTCAAGCTGAAGCCTAACATTCTGTTCAACAAGTTCATTATCAAATATTCATTCTTGGCATGAGTTTCCAAAGTCATCCTTAGTTACTTCTTGTTCAGGGTCACTTGGGTTGCATATACGATAGGGAATTGACATAGAAAGCAACTCACAACAATGGCATACAATAGAAGTCGTTCTCTCTCACGATAAAAGCAATAAATCTTGTAGGTGATCAAGAAGAACAACCTTTGACATATTATCCAAagagaattttattttatgttggaCTTCTATTACCCTTTAGAAGATCATTttttattaacttaattaatatttgcaaaatattaaaaaatcttAAATCAGTGTTATCCCTGATTGAGCAGAAGATATATTATATTTTCGTTGAACCCTTTGGAGTATTAgataattgaaattaaaaaagaCACAGTTTAGTCTCATTCATGACTAATATTTATTTTACactatattttttaagtttttttaccaGTGTTTGTAACTCTTCTCATAATCTCATTATGCCTTAGTCTTCTAGTATTCTGgaataattttcttaattttggtTCATGTTTTTCTCTATAGTTTAGCCTAAttctttagtttttaattttcatgATCTCCTTTACTGAcgtgttttattattattatttagataTGCACCCCAGATTGTTGAGTATGCTTATATGTATGTaccatttttcaatctttttatttaaattattaatctattaagtcttttttttttttaatgcagaTGTCACCCAAACTATTTCATTTACAAACTAGTTTAATCATGTCAGTCCCTGGGGCCATGGCGACGCGATAAGATATCCAGGTTATTATCTAGGTATCCACGATTAGGACTGTAAACAAACCAAGCCGAACCgagttttggggtgttcaagcttatttgataaggtagctaagtcgagctgagccgagcttaaaatgaaccaaacttttgaaatgagtgttcaagtttggcttggtttattttttatgagcttgagcttggttcatttaaatgttatcaagctctcaattcaaacatagtttgagcttggttcgagtttggttcgtttagatgttatcaagctctcaattcaaacttgtttgattgtttgaaacttttagttatttgattgattattgagcttgataatttaaatttatttatttatttattttattttattatttatttagcatattgaaaagagttttgttaataaatacggttcgtgaacattgtttatgaatattgttcatgaacattattcacgaacgttattcatgaacgttaacgagctgaacgcatatgtgttcaagtttgttgtttagcttaacgagttattcaagcttgtttgtttaattaattttatgtatattgaacgaacataaataaacttttacCAAGCTAAATACCAAACTTATTCATgaacgcttgattcatttacaaccctaaccCTTTTCTTCCCAATGCTTCCTTTAGTTTTCTAATTATTGTTTTACCTCTAACAATTTCATAAGGTATCTCAAATAATGAATGATCCTTGCATAGGGAGTAATTAATGCCCCAACTAATAAAAAACCTCCCCCATGAAGGGAAGGATtaaaaagattatatatataaaataatccaAAATCAGATAAAATCAGATCTTTTTCTGCCACCAAAATCtatgttttttatttaaaaaaatagttttagagttTATTTGTTAACATAGAAAATAAgtcaaaatagattttaaaataattatt is drawn from Zingiber officinale cultivar Zhangliang chromosome 1B, Zo_v1.1, whole genome shotgun sequence and contains these coding sequences:
- the LOC122048851 gene encoding protein DA1-related 1-like, whose amino-acid sequence is MGWLSKFFKGSSHRVSEGQYQDRYGDDGVWNEPFNSLGTQNPLSDYENEDIDRAIALSLSEEEHKKVKPTENVSSLEEDEQLARALQESLNVYSPPRENGHSFQPMPFLFSSGFRMCAGCNNEIGHGRFLSCMDAYWHPECFCCHSCKQPISDYEFSMSGNYPYHKSCYKELYHPKCDVCKQFIPTNMNGLIEYRAHPFWLQKYCPSHEMDGTPRCCSCERMEPRDSKYVTLDDGRKLCLECLDSSIMDTSECQPLYLDIQEFYEGLNMKIEQQVPLLLVERQALNEAMEGEKHGHHRLPETRGLCLSEEQTVSTILRRPRIGAGNRVMDMITEPYRLTRRCEVTAILILYGLPRLLTGSILAHEMMHAWLRLKGYRTLSQEVEEGICQVLAHMWLDSEILGGSGSNVASTSSSSSTSSKKGSRSQFERKLGDFFKHQIESDTSPAYGDGFRAGNQAVLHYGLRRTLDHIKLTGTFPM